The following nucleotide sequence is from Solanum dulcamara chromosome 7, daSolDulc1.2, whole genome shotgun sequence.
aaaataaagcTGAACATAACATAAGGAAGAGTCTAAcataaaatgaaaaaggaagaaaattcgaatacatagactctacatgtTTTGTCcaataataaccaactcatatctagtcctcgatagatgaggactcaccaaaagttTGTCGGAATGGAAGCTCACTAACCATGTGTACGAGTGTGATCCTCAACTTCAatctctacattatgagataatataggcaacaaatatgccttagtacatttgaatgtacttagtatgtgggtgtgacatgcaatataaaaaataagatgcaatgatcaagaataTACATAATAAAGAGGATCAGTAGAGTCGTGAGGACaacataatgatcaaagcatttaaaggacttagttgaaaatcataaaataacataatgagcatatacatatgtgagataggaaccataaacgacaataaaatcatgcaagctataacataaaattttgttgtctccccatataatgaagaaaaggggaatctacttgccaaggtagactttatcccgctatatgtggatccactagctaagacatgaaggaaacctatgttggcacatagtttaagggacaaaaggctgctactaaggcttctggtagggcctccacctcaagtccgctaggtgctaagtcaaatcccacggatacatacataacataaaaatcatagtgatcatatatcatatacatgatcataggtttgaaattcatagagcaactcatttcataacataattgcaatgtgagaattgccctttcaacattacaaatcatacttacataatttCTATCATGAAGTTCCTAGGTCATTActtagggccctaagtcacgtttcttcataacttgcatgaatatcataatttgatcataattgaaatccatagtcatgattcatacttcaatttagaagaaaaacttgaatacataattgttctgattgaaaaccatagaatactttgaaatcattgaacttcatactCATACTTTatataattcatcatagaaaataattttatgcatatgcattcataattcaacttaaaataatgtaatttacatagaaacatacttataatgatcattaataatgattaaaaatgtaattgaagcaacccaacacaattcatcaaattggagttcaaaagtaatgagatttcatgagatttttgaaagaAACCTTGGTCTCCATAGGTGGAAGGGACTCATGGATCAATTcatacataccttgattgaaattggacttgaatttgagaaagaaggcttgatcttgaagaaacctaaccaaagcttgatgaactcttgaggaaccttggaaGAGAATTCTAAAATTTGTGTGGAGAATTAATGAGGGAAGAAAAgaatttaggagtatttaggacataatacttaatgaatctagtccttgaaaatgtccacatacaatATATGGAAAAATACCAAATTACCCCTTATTAAATTTCAAGTCAGGCAACTCTAAAATTGGCTCTACGAATTCTAGAAGCAGTGATAAGTCGTAGGactgactcatcctgcaggccCTGAGAATGACTTAAAAaaagtctctgaactttctaCACGACTACGACTCATTTtcacttctatgagtcatcgattagactcgtcctgcaggtctaaTGGAACCTTGAAATAAGGGCCTATGATCTTTAGTTATGACTCGTGGTTATAATTCGTAGTCTTCCTTACGAGTCATCAAAACCACTTGtcttgcaggtctgagaaaCCTGCAAGTTTGAAGGTCTGAGAAACCTGCAAGTTTGAAGGTCTGAGAAACCTGCAAGTTTgaaggtctctaaagttttacCACGACTCGTCTTTAATAGTCATCATTATTTTTACGAGTCGTCAAGTGACTCGTCAGCCTCGATCTTGCCTTAGTAAATTTTCTAGCTCGAACTCATGTCCATAACTCATCTCTATGATCTGTAAAAGtctttacgagtcatagaccaaCTCGTAGACTTGGGATCAGTTgacttttgaaaattttctttagtttgacttttcatcttacgaggtcttacaatatctcctccttgagaaaattcatcctcgaatgagattcaactagcattgAAAAGACATGAAAAGagaactagcaacccaacatgaatataaggACGCCTTAAAATTCATAGAACATAAAAccttcaaacttaacataaaacatagctttgaaaatcaacttttatgaacatgcatgcatatgaatgacatatggaactgaaccGTAAGGGTTTAATCGATTGTATCATGAATAaattagtaccttaggcttgagtgaaaggaaataGATATAGATAACGCTTTATCATATCCACTTCCGCTTCCTATGTAGCACTCTCTAGTTGCTGACttctccacaacactttgacggacGCAACATCGTTATACCTTAATCTTTTCACTTGCTGTCCTAACATTTCCattggaacctcctcataagtcaaattctcttcgaTGTTCACAGTTTCCAATGGtacaatagagtttggatcacccacaaacttcctcaacattgacacatgaaataccggatgaaccatagccaactcaaatggcaaatctaactcatatgccactttaccaacatgcttcaatattctatagggtcctatatatctaggactcaacttccccTTCTAACCAAAATACATTACActcttcataggtgaaaccttcaaatacacccaattgtccatatcaaattcaaactctctctttctaatgtccgaatagaacttttgacgactttgagacatcttcaatttttctcttatgagcctcaCTTTTTCCATTGGATTAACTACCAAATCAGGACTAATCAacgccatctcacctacttcaaactatcccactgtggatctacatcttctctcatacaaggcttcaaacaGAGACATTTGTATGCtagcatgataactattattttaggcaaactcaatcaatggaaaatgctcattccaacttcctttaaaattaatCTCACacacccttaacatatcttccaaagtttggatcgttctttccGCTGgtccatcgatttgaggatgaaaagtggtacttagcCTAACTTTTGTACCAAGAACTCTTTGacatgacttccaaaaatgtgaagtgaattgagttcctctatctgatataattgacaaaggaataccatgaagtttcataggttcacgaatgtacaacttagtaTAGTCTTCGGTATCATAGAAAGTTTTAACCAATAGAAAATgtgccaacttagtcattcaatcTACAATAATCTAAATAGAATCGTATTcccttctagtacgaggcaaacccgttacaaagtccatattcacatctttccacttccaagtaggaatctcaatgtcttaagCTAAATCTGTCGATTTTTTATGCTGAACTTTCACTTCTTGGAAATTAGGACAATTAGCCATGAACTCCGCTATGTCATTCTTCATATTatttcaccaatacacttccctcaaatcgtgatacatcttggtggatcctggatgaattgaatatcgagaactatgggcctcattcaatctCAGTTCCCTTAGTCCATCCACATTAGGCACACATAAACTACCTTGGTAACATAGTACTCCATCTCGCCcttgagagaaagcctcaatggcttttttgaaAACTGACTTCTTCAAGTTAACCAACACCggattattatctattttagccttaacatctgccataagagatgattctgagccattatgtacaagaacacctccatcattagagTCAACCAAACGCACTCCTAAACGTGCCAATatatgaacatccttaaccaattctttcttaccttcttcaaaatctgtaacactatccatggataactaactaagagcatcggctacaacatttgccttacgaggatgatacaacacactcatgtcgtagtcctttaGGATTTCAAGCTACCTCTTTTGTCTAAGGTTTAAGTCTCTTTGCGTAAATACATATTCCAAGCTTTTGTggttggtaaacacatcaacatgcaccccataaagatagtgatgccataatttcaaagcaaacacaatcgCCGCAagctcaagatcatgggttggatagttcttttcatacaccttaagttgcctagaaccATAGGCTATAACcataccatgttgcatcaaaacacaattcaaaccaacacgtgaggcatcacaataaataacaaacccatcCGCACCATCGGGCAATTTTAATATAGGAGCCGAtgtaagatgatccttcaatatttggaaactcttctcacatgcttccaaccattgaaattttaccttcttttgagtcaacttagtcaaagtgAAGCAATAGACGAAAACCCTTCaataaaccttctatagtatccggccaagcctaaaaagcttctaatgtctaaaggagataatagtctaggccaattttttatCTCCTCTGTCTTCATTagatcaaccttaatcccatcaccagacaccACATGACCAAAgaatgcaacttcccttagcctgagttcacacttactaaacttggcaaatagttgcttttctctcaatatttgcaacacaattttcaagtgacccatatgatcctCTTCATTTTGAGattaaatcaaaatgtcataaataaataccactacaaacatatccaagtatggcttgaaaatatgattcatcaaatccaaaTGACAAAACTACAAAattaaagtgaccataccttgttcgaaatacCATTTTaagaatatcacactcccttactctTAGTTAATGATAAACAGAACAAAGATCAATCTTTCAGTAGTAACTTGCctcttgtaattggtcaaacaaattacctatccttggaattgaaaaattgttctttacggtgaccttatttaattacttgtagtctatacacatttggagtgaccTATCCTTCTTCCAAACAAATAACACGGGTGTCACACCGCAAACTCAAGGGGCATAACTGGCACCTATTGCTAAAACTGTGGCCAAAGCTGGCCTTACTGAGCCACTTGCTAAAGGAGCATGACAGCCATACACAGTCAAGCAAACAAACAATTATATCTCGACTTAAAAATAGTCCCTCGgtgtacagggcatattcagccagaTGCAGAGAGACCTCGCCTAGAGGAATACAAATCCTGTTTAAGTCTAAGGGTGAGTTATTCTATCATGTTGCCCTGGACTTTCTCATTTATCGTATTTCTTCGTCCGGAACTCAGATGTTCAGACAACTGTTTTAGTATTATCACTTCATTTTGGGAGTGTTTCTCCTTTCCTATACTGCTAATTGGTTAGAATTTTGGTAcggatgactttcagttcctaggatgtatTTTACTTCCGCATAATCTGGGTTCATAACTAGTtggtttctgagtttatggaaactcagcATTTATTCTGGTTTTACACCTGTTTTGCATCTTTAAATTTGGGATACTTTGTGATTATTATTGTTGGGTTgtttagaatggttctcccaccggaggGTTGGTGTGCGTGCCAGTCACGGCGGAGTCGGGGTCCTGACATCAAGGCGTCCAATTTTCTTTTCCAATTATTTCATCTTGTAATAATGTTCTTTTTACTATTTAAatgaatattatatttatatttttgttcttAATAATATCATACACacaataatttattctttttatatattttttattattaattaacgcGATACATACGTGCAAAACACGTACGCTTGactagtaaaataaaataaaatatattcatacatgaatttttttatagaaaagtttaggggtatatttttttttcacacatgaataattttttaagttttttgattatcattatttgagtttctatttcttattttattttttctttcattctttggtgtaaaaataagagaaataaaaaaaaatgaagtgtGAAtgcaaaaaagagaaaaaagtaagaaaataatttaaaattattttttgcggctatattataatttaaaactaattttttttactgctatattgtaatttagttttttatctataaaaaaattgggacaaatataataaatttcacaagaaaagtagtgagaaaaataagtttgaccatcaaaataataaatttaaattagccGTTGATGTGTGAAAAGAATCAAATATACCcttatatgtattatttttttaataaaaactttaaaaaataaatttaaaattaattatttaacttCTGTTAGAGGaaaagggtatatgtgagcCATTTGTGtaacaatatgaatatatatgaccCACTTTCATAACGAGGGACATATCGgctctaaatgacaaagttgAGAAGTATATCAAGCCtttttccctattttttttaatttttttttatcatagatagaAATTAGAATTGTGAGATTaccaaaaaaattggaaaaaacaTATGCAATAAATCTATGATCCTAACTGTGGGACTAAATTCATTAGATAGTCACCCATGTTTGGGAATTTGCCTTATAATATCACTTATGTTTCTTTTAGGACCACAGTCAGTGTCGGAGCCACTTAGAGGTTCATCTGAACCTCTTTCGAtagaaatttatattatttatacatgattaaaataatttttatgtatatgtaGTGTTGAACCCTCTTCAACTAGTTCATTtgtctacttcttcaaattttgaacctCCTAAGAAAAAATTCTGGCTCTGCCACTGACCACAATATCACTCAACTATTCCTATTTTTCTCAAACTATATTCCTCTCTTCTAATGGGATGCCATGTCAAATTCTCTAGTTTGTACATTTATCTTATGATGTAATGTATCTATACCTACATCTTTTGTCATAGTAATGtatattttgttatattcaatGTGTATCTTTGGACTATGTATCATGTTCATTGttttatatttgatatacaaGTTTAcaaattttttctcttttgtaaattttatctttttcaatagttatatatttgatacataattatGTCAAATTTTCTAGTTTAATATGTATCATGTTGTTGCATTTGGTATGGGTTGGTGAATGCCTTATTCTGAATTGGGGTGAATGTATCACATATCATGATACACAAGTTCGTTGTTATGTATCATGTTCATTGTTTTGTTACatatttgatacataattatGTCAAATTGTCTTGTTTTAATCATTGATGTGATGTATCTGCagtttttgaaagttttgaatcaaaattgaaaGGCTGGCTGACAGGCTGCTTgaagaaattttgaaaatgatgtATCTTCAATGCGCTGTTtgaagaaatttgaaatttaaattcgTTGAAGCTATTACGAGATGGGAAGGGTTGATTAGTTGTTTCAATTACGTGATAACATGTATTATGGGATCTTAATTAGATTTCACATTTTATTTGCTTAATTAACGAAACAATCTTAAAAGGCAATGTATCATGCACTAATGTATCCGGAAGGCATGCTATGTATTCGTAAGCCAACAAAAATAAGGGATTTTTGGAATTAAGGAAAGAGtagatataaaatataatttgctCCTTACACTATGGGATTTATGtaagttatattttattttattttaacaaaaaaatttaacGATAAAATTAAAGATTGTTTAATGTCTCtataaataacttattttagCATTTACCCCATTCTTGAATTTTAAAGGTAATCAaagtttgaaataaaattaaccaatatttattatttatctgtcaatatttttcaaaattaattataaaaaaatataagtaaagaatgtaagaaaataaaattcacaGACTAATTAGTCGTAGACtatttactaaaaaaaattataaaaaataataattcatattGAAATTGAACTATAGGTTCCATCCTGTAAGAGTTCATATATGTAGTATTTACTCAAAAGAGTCCTATCTTTATATATTCTTCCAACCGTATCAATCTGCTCTAACTTGAatataaagataattttttttgaattaacataaaatttgaaattaaaataaaatatttgaattttgaatcaaTATATTTGtctttatggatttttataatatttgtgCATTGCGCGGGTATGAAATGCATAGATTAATCATGCATTAAATTTGTATGTCTGTATTTGTATTTtgtagtaatttatttattactctctctattttaatttatttttactattttaatttgacacaaaattcaagaaaataaaaaagttttttttgaatcttgtgattataaattaaacatatgtcaaatatactaaaatattttttaattttttgtcttAAACATTGTCAtgtgaaaaattgaaattaaaaagttttaaaaaaaattacgacaaataagttaaaataaatgaagtatttaatttttgtccaaggtaaataatcaaaaataaaaatttgccttgataatagTTCAACGGAATATGTTGTAAAACTTAAAAGTGTAGcttatcataattcatatatatatatatatatatatatcataacaaAAAAGTTGTgtactaataatattattttaatgtaCTCAAATAAATAAGTTAGTaactttttataattaatttttaaaaatattgacaaataaaaaataaatattaatttaaaatttgattatcttttataaaattcaagaatGAGTAGATGCTAAAAGAAGTTGTTTATAGAGACATTAAACAAAGTTTTTATTgcattgttaaaaaaaattgttaagaaaaataaaataatgtgacATGTCATCTCATTAGGAGAGAGgagaatattttgagaaaaataggaaTAGTTGAGTGATATTGTGGtcctaaaagaaataaaagtgaTACTATAGTGCAAATTTTCAAACATGGACGACTGTTTAAAGAATTTACTCTAACTATGGTTAAAGTTTATTTTTAGTTAGATAAATTTAAACCATTAATTTTAAAGTTGGATATGTGTCtctgatttaatttttttaaaaaagaacatGAGAAAATGGAGACAATGAAAAATTGGGAGGAACTGAATCGATAGTTTGCAGGTAATAATAAGAATCATATTAACAAGTAATGCTACAATTTTGAatgtgaaaaaaaagaagaaaacttcgtcaatattattttattaggaGTATCTGCCAAATGTTAGCTAGTAAAAATATGGGACAGCTGTTTATTTCGTCTCAAGTTTGTGCCATTATTTattccaaaataaaaataaaaaaatacaagagTCAAAGCTTGGTGGACACTTAGACTATAATAGGTGTCCAATAAATCAAGCATAGttgatattattcttattgCTCTACATATAAAAAAAGAACATATGATGTTCACTAAGTTAGCATTGAGAAAACTCTACCATCAAAGTTCCTCCTTCACAAGTCTTTTTCCAACATCACTTCTTAAGCCCTGCAAATCAATCATCCCCACTACAACCATGAATAACACCAAAAATCGACTCATAATTGATCATAGTCACCatattatgtatatgattttGTTATTTGGTCTACTTCTTatttccattttcttgacttctcCAACCAACACCCCCTCCTCCTTCCCTTTGCAACTCTCAATTTTTAACCCCTCAAAACcggtataaaaaaataaaatctccaCCTAAGTTTTTTTTCCATATATATAACTCTTATGTAGTTAGTGCATATAGgactatatttattttgaatccACTACTAACTCTGAATCTTGAATTCGTGTATGCAGTTACATGAGACAGTGTATTATAAAGATGATCTTGAACGAGCATTGACGGGAGCGTCAACGGAGAACAAAACGGTAATAATAACAATTGTAAATAAAGCATACGTAGAAGGAGATAAGGCAATGCTAGATCTATTCTTGGATGGTTTTTGGCATGGAGAAGGGACTAGGGAATTAGTGAATCACCTTTTGATTGTTTCGATGGATCAAACCTCTTATGAACGTTGTAAATTTCTACACCTTCATTGTTACAAGCTCGAAACGGACGGTGTGGattttggaggagaaaaaatGTTCATGTCTCAAGATTTTATCAAGATGATGTGGAGAAGAACATTGTTCTTGAGTGATGTTCTTAAGCGAGGTTACAACTTCATCTTTACGGTATGTTTATGTCTTACtacaaaatttcttttttaatttttgaatttacAATGTTACAAAAAACTTCAGGACATTATATCTATCCTTGAATTGGAAAAATAATCCAAAGAGGATCGTTTGCTCGTAGCATCATGAATATTTCATATAGTACCTATTTCGAGGAAATGAAAGTGAAAAATgggaaataataaattaatttaaagttTAACTAGTCTAGGGAGAATATAAAGAAAGTGATCAAGCTAGTCAAAATGTGTTTGCCGTTAAAAACTATAGCATGTGCCTTTTTCACGTCAATCGAGCCGTAATTTCTGGTAATACTTACTACTTAGAGACTCAAATATCGATAATCTGTACAGTGTAATTAACCAAGTAATTAAGGGTCTGTTCAAACTTTATGGTAAGTTACTTTCGTAGTTCTTACACATTTCATGTTTTTACAATAAACCTTTGaaatatttgtataaaattcTCCACTATCATCATTTACAAGAAAATAGATAAGCACCTGTATTTATATTAGTGTCAAGCCTACTTTAACAAATAACTCAAAACTATATTTCTATTTTCTTCGTATCAACGAAGACATGACTATAAATGATAATTAATAGAGGTTGCGTATTAGAATAAAAGATTTGTAGGGGGAGATTATTGTCTTAACTTGCAAAGATTTAAGCTTGTTAGTGCTTGTCGTAGTATTAGTTGTGCCCTTGAATTCTTGCCATATacaattattgttttttttcccGTACTTTACAGTGCTTTTcttattaattgttatattttctccattgttttcttctttctttactAAGGTTTGATTCACTTGAGAAATAACCTCACTATCTCCACGAGATAGTGATAAGGATTGTGTACATTTTATTCTATCCAGACCCCACTTAGCAAAATTTTTACGAGGTATATTGTTGTCGTATGTGTCCAAGTAAAACCCTTTACGGAAACTAAGGGTTTCCTACACTGCCGTTGGATTTTGGGAATGTTGAACACGTTAAAATTGGAGgtttttatacaaaaaaaaaaaagaagtcacGTCTTGTTTGGTTTCATcctcttttttctattttctcaTGGAAAAAGTAGACTAAAAGCGTGGACAAAGTTGAAGTAGCGTGTTAGGTggaaaaaatcattttccagGAGAAGAATACTATTAAgcttgcataatttgatttcgAGACAACTTTGTGGTCAGATTCAGTTAAATGTGCACATGGTTCTGGGGGAAGACAAGTCGAATCTCTTCAATTAATTGGACTTGGTTAATTAATATTAGGGGTGTCAAAATGAGTCCAAATATAGGTAATTAGTTTAATCCGTTCAAATTTTTATGTGTTGGGTTCAATCTCAACCCATTCAAGCCTTAacccatttttaaaaaatctttaattGAGTTCAACttaattttcaatttcaatCCGTTTTAAGACTCTTTATTTGCATGAGTGTAATGTATGTTCTCATATTAAAGACATGAATTACTATCTATTTATATCTTTTAGGACTAATCTGTCCatttgtaaatttttatttttatcttcttaAGTTGAAATTTAAATTGTGGTTATACaaggtaaataataatatgttaaaattattgagattaagCGGATCAAATTGAGCGGGTCATGACCCAATCTGAATTTTAGCTCAATTGAGCCCAAAGTAAATTTGGACGGTTCATAACCCAACCAATTTTTATTTCAACCAGATTTAATATTCTCAATTTTAACTCAACCCGTCCATTTGACACCTCTAATTAATACCGCCAATATATACGTTTTCAAGACTCATGTGGATCTTGCTTGTACTACTTTTATCGAGATCTGACACAAGAGATCTAACATCTGTTACAAGCAAGTCAAAAGTTTATATTACTCGctccatttcaaaataattgaattggttaaacattttttatatttcaaattaacttaattatataatttaaaaaatgattttagaATATTCTTCcatttttaacctttatttagttattatcaGGAGTAGTTATCATAGTTAATGTATAATCATTTTAAAGAGTAATTTGACAATAATTAATAAGgattttgatttatttgaaaaagaggtcaatcttagaaaaaaataaaaaataatatctaattATAATATCttgatattcttttttaaaaagtgtaaaatattttaacaattcaattattttaacttCAACTTCAATTGAATTTCTATATAATCTCGCCGTGAAATATGGCCCTCTAGATGCTTCTCCTAAATTCTTCTCCTTGGTAACACACTAGAACCACAAACCATGGGACGTGTGTCACTTTAGTTTGTTTATTggacttttccttcttttgggttGTTGTTTATTGGACTTGAATTAGAGTTTTAAGTCATATAAACAAATattactcaaaatatgatatttgtAACTTTGAAAATAAGACATGTGTTACTGGTTAATGATTCGATAGTGTAAAAAAATCTCACTCTAATGCTTTATACATTTTAAACTCATCTTGAGATTAATACACTTAATTATGGTATTGTGTGATTATTTTTACAtcatttatagtatttttaacTTGTTCAAGTAATAGTAACTTGTTactaatttcatttttttactgatagttaaattattttttatatgacctcatttttattataaatacaAG
It contains:
- the LOC129895199 gene encoding uncharacterized protein At1g28695-like, with protein sequence MMFTKLALRKLYHQSSSFTSLFPTSLLKPCKSIIPTTTMNNTKNRLIIDHSHHIMYMILLFGLLLISIFLTSPTNTPSSFPLQLSIFNPSKPLHETVYYKDDLERALTGASTENKTVIITIVNKAYVEGDKAMLDLFLDGFWHGEGTRELVNHLLIVSMDQTSYERCKFLHLHCYKLETDGVDFGGEKMFMSQDFIKMMWRRTLFLSDVLKRGYNFIFTDTDVLWLRNPFPNLYSNQSIDLQISTDKFNGSQWSEENPINTGFYMIKSNTKTIALLDAWYAGKDNATGWKEQDVLIKLMKDGMFKQLGLSVRFLDTLYFSGFCDDSKDVNVVATVHANCCRSISAKLADLTALLHHWTRINNAPPANQASTPGWTQHMNCWDSWKI